Proteins encoded together in one Thermococcus barophilus MP window:
- a CDS encoding DUF555 domain-containing protein — translation MGDYIVVLEAPIIVRDVETPEDAINVAVSKVAKALNKEKLDFVKVEIGYSQCPVCGSPFESAFVIGSIGLVGIYLTLKVFNAQSLEHAERIAKAVVGKALKRVPLKVFEIKEIHNGKEGEGFHFDEESA, via the coding sequence ATGGGTGATTATATAGTGGTTTTAGAAGCCCCGATAATTGTGAGAGACGTTGAGACACCAGAGGATGCGATAAATGTTGCCGTATCGAAGGTTGCGAAGGCTTTGAATAAAGAAAAGCTTGACTTCGTGAAGGTTGAAATTGGCTACTCCCAATGTCCTGTGTGTGGAAGCCCGTTTGAGAGTGCTTTCGTTATTGGGAGTATTGGTTTAGTTGGAATTTACCTGACCCTTAAAGTCTTCAATGCTCAGAGCTTAGAGCATGCGGAGAGAATTGCAAAAGCTGTTGTTGGAAAGGCTTTGAAAAGAGTCCCGCTCAAGGTTTTTGAGATTAAAGAAATTCATAACGGAAAAGAAGGGGAAGGATTTCATTTTGATGAAGAAAGTGCTTGA
- a CDS encoding DUF357 domain-containing protein produces MEREISEEKLKKYFEITEQALEKLEIAVHEKSLLYSVAKDFLTMAKSYYSDAKYYYEKGDYVTAFAALNYAHGFIDAGVRLGVFKGEDNRLFAFG; encoded by the coding sequence GTGGAGCGAGAGATAAGCGAAGAAAAACTCAAGAAATACTTTGAAATAACAGAACAAGCCCTTGAAAAGCTTGAAATAGCAGTGCACGAGAAAAGCCTCCTCTATTCTGTTGCGAAAGACTTTTTAACCATGGCAAAAAGCTATTACAGTGACGCCAAATACTACTATGAGAAAGGTGATTATGTGACCGCTTTCGCCGCTTTAAACTATGCACATGGCTTTATTGATGCCGGAGTTAGGCTTGGAGTGTTTAAAGGCGAAGACAACAGACTCTTTGCCTTCGGGTGA
- a CDS encoding DNA cytosine methyltransferase, which translates to MYTIIDLFAGAGGFSRGFKEAGFKILAAIENFAPKADTYKFNFPEVRMYVEDIKRIHTIDVMRDVGVPDVIIGGPPCEPYTAANLKRKENPLDRLYNDPIGQLVLHFIRFVKDFQPKIFVMEEVPQIMEGELKDALKYEFEKAGYDEIYFNVLDAQDYGTAQRRKRVFISNIRIKPKRVRGKLTVWDVIGDLPDPRLPEALEIPNHRYVPLSPRKQRKIMRLRWGMAMQKFGDSQRKFTNWVRLHPYKVAPTVKGGSRFIHPFDDRLLTVREQARLMGYPDYHIFLGGRDVQYDSVGEAVPPTVAKAIAEYVKEKLDEGDY; encoded by the coding sequence ATGTACACGATCATTGATTTATTCGCTGGTGCGGGAGGATTTAGCAGGGGTTTTAAGGAAGCGGGATTTAAGATTTTAGCTGCTATTGAAAATTTTGCCCCAAAAGCTGATACTTACAAGTTCAACTTCCCTGAGGTTAGGATGTATGTTGAAGATATCAAGAGGATTCACACCATAGATGTCATGAGGGATGTTGGAGTGCCGGATGTAATAATAGGTGGACCTCCATGTGAGCCTTACACAGCCGCAAATTTAAAGAGAAAGGAGAATCCTCTTGATAGGCTCTACAATGACCCAATTGGACAGCTTGTTTTACACTTCATCCGCTTTGTGAAGGATTTTCAGCCAAAGATATTTGTCATGGAGGAAGTGCCTCAAATTATGGAAGGTGAGCTTAAAGATGCCTTGAAATACGAGTTTGAGAAAGCTGGCTATGATGAGATTTACTTCAACGTTCTTGATGCTCAAGATTACGGAACCGCTCAGAGAAGGAAGAGAGTATTTATTTCGAACATTCGCATCAAACCCAAGAGAGTTAGGGGAAAGCTGACAGTATGGGATGTAATCGGGGATTTACCTGACCCGAGGCTGCCTGAGGCATTAGAAATTCCCAACCACAGATATGTTCCGTTATCACCAAGGAAGCAGAGAAAAATTATGCGCCTTAGATGGGGAATGGCAATGCAGAAGTTTGGTGATTCACAGAGGAAGTTCACGAACTGGGTCAGGCTTCATCCTTATAAGGTTGCACCCACAGTCAAAGGCGGCAGCAGGTTCATTCATCCCTTCGATGACAGGCTTTTAACTGTCAGAGAGCAGGCAAGATTGATGGGGTATCCAGATTACCACATATTCCTTGGTGGAAGGGACGTGCAGTATGATAGCGTTGGTGAGGCAGTACCCCCAACAGTTGCGAAGGCAATAGCCGAATACGTGAAGGAAAAACTTGACGAGGGAGATTATTAA